From a single Ciconia boyciana chromosome 6, ASM3463844v1, whole genome shotgun sequence genomic region:
- the CPSF2 gene encoding cleavage and polyadenylation specificity factor subunit 2 yields the protein MTSIIKLTTLSGVQEESALCYLLQVDEFRFLLDCGWDENFSMDIIDSLRKHVHQVDAVLLSHPDPLHLGALPYAVGKMGLNCAIYATIPVYKMGQMFMYDLYQSRHNTEDFTLFTLDDVDAAFDKIQQLKFSQIVNLKGKGHGLSITPLPAGHMIGGTIWKIVKDGEEEIVYAVDFNHKREIHLNGCSLEMLSRPSLLITDSFNATYVQPRRKQRDEQLLTNVLETLRGDGNVLIAVDTAGRVLELAQLLDQIWRTKDAGLGVYSLALLNNVSYNVVEFSKSQVEWMSDKLMRCFEDKRNNPFQFRHLSLCHSLSDLARVPSPKVVLASQPDLECGFSRDLFIQWCQDSKNSIILTYRTTPGTLARFLIDNPSEKVIDIELRKRVKLEGKELEEYLEKEKLKKEAAKKLEQSKEADIDSSDESDAEEDIDQPTVHKTKHDLMMKGEGSRKGSFFKQAKKSYPMFPAPEERIKWDEYGEIIKPEDFLVPELQATEEEKSKLESGLTNGEEPMDQDLSDVPTKCISATESMEIKARVTYIDYEGRSDGDSIKKIINQMKPRQLIIVHGPPEASQDLAECCRAFGGKDIKVYMPKLHETVDATSETHIYQVRLKDSLVSSLQFCKAKDAELAWIDGVLDMRVSKVDTGVILEEGELREDEDLEMQVDMPSSDSSVIAQQKAMKSLFGDDDKEMCEESEIIPTLEPLPPHEVLGHQSVFMNEPRLSDFKQVLLREGIQAEFVGGVLVCNNLVAVRRTETGRIGLEGCLCQDFYRIRDLLYEQYAIV from the exons ATGACATCGATTATCAAGTTGACTACACTTTCAGGGGTGCAGGAGGAATCTGCCCTTTGCTATCTGTTGCAAGTAGATGAATTCCGCTTTCTTTTGGACTGTGGCTGGGATGAAAACTTTTCTATGGATATTATTGATTCTCTGAGGAA ACATGTACACCAGGTTGATGCTGTTCTTCTTTCTCATCCTGACCCTCTACACCTTGGTGCTCTTCCATATGCAGTTGGAAAAATGGGGTTGAATTGTGCCATTTATGCAACTATTCCTGTCTATAAAATGGGACAGATGTTTATGTATGATCTCTACCAG TCCCGCCATAATACTGAAGATTTCACGCTCTTTACATTGGATGATGTAGATGCAGCCTTTGATAAGATACAACAGCTGAAATTTTCTCAAATTGTGAACTTGAAAG GCAAAGGACACGGTTTGTCAATCACACCATTGCCAGCTGGCCACATGATAGGTGGCACAATTTGGAAGATTGTCAAGGACGGAGAGGAAGAAATCGTTTATGCAGTTGATTTCAACCACAAGAGGGAGAT TCATCTGAATGGATGTTCCTTGGAAATGTTGAGCAGGCCTTCATTGCTTATTACAGATTCATTTAATGCTACTTATGTACAACCCAGGAGGAAGCAAAGGGATGAACAGCTACTGA CTAATGTTTTGGAGACATTACGAGGTGATGGAAATGTATTAATAGCCGTGGATACAGCAGGCAGAGTTCTGGAACTTGCTCAACTTCTTGATCAGATCTGGAGAACGAAAGATGCAGGATTAGGAGTCTACTCTCTAGCACTTTTGAATAATGTCAGCTACAATGTAGTGGAGTTCTCTAAATCACAG GTTGAATGGATGAGTGACAAGTTGATGAGGTGCTTTGAAGACAAGAGAAACAATCCTTTTCAGTTCCGCCATCTCTCCTTATGTCACAGTCTGTCTGATCTGGCTCGAGTGCCTAGTCCAAAAGTTGTTCTTGCCAGTCAACCTGACTTAGAGTGTGGGTTTTCTAGAGATCTTTTCATTCAATGGTGCCAGGATTCCAAAAACTCTATAATTTTAACTTATCGCACTACACCTGGAACATTAGCACGATTCCTGATTGATAATCCTTCTGAAAAAGTTATAGATATTGAG TTGAGAAAACGTGTCAAGTTGGAAGGAAAAGAGCTTGAAGAATACCTAGAaaaggagaaactgaagaaagaagcagctaaGAAGTTAGAACAGTCTAAAGA GGCAGATATCGATTCCAGTGATGAGAGTGATGCTGAAGAGGATATTGATCAACCAACTGTACATAAGACCAAACATGATTTGATGATGAAAGGTGAAGGTAGCCGGAAAGGAAGCTTCTTCAAACAGGCAAAGAAATCTTATCCAATGTTTCCAGCCCctgaagaaagaattaaatgGGATGAATATGGCGAGATTATCAA ACCTGAGGATTTTCTAGTTCCAGAACTTCAAgcaacagaagaagaaaaaagtaaattagaaTCTGGTTTGACAAATGGAGAAGAGCCTATGGACCAGGATTTATCAGATGTTCCTACCAAATGTATTTCTGCAACAGAATCCATGGAAATTAA AGCCAGAGTTACATACATTGACTATGAAGGACGTTCAGATGGGgactcaattaaaaaaattattaaccaAATGAAACCAAGACAACTGATCATTGTCCATGGACCACCTGAGGCCAGTCAGGACCTTGCAGAATGTTGCAGAGCTTTTGGTGGAAAAGATATTAAAGTTTACATGCCGAAACTGCATGAAACTGTAGATGCAACCAGCGAAACTCACATTTATCAG GTCAGGTTAAAAGATTCTCTTGTCAGCTCCCTTCAGTTCTGTAAAGCCAAGGATGCTGAGTTGGCTTGGATAGATGGTGTTCTGGACATGCGGGTTTCGAAAGTGGATACTGGAGTTATTTTGGAAGAGGGAGAGCTGAGAGAAGATGAAGACTTAGAGATGCAAGTGGATATGCCTTCTTCAGACTCTAGTGTCATTGCACAACAGAAGGCCATGAAAAGCCTCTTCGGTGACGATGACAAGGAGATGTGTGAGGAGAGTGAGATCATTCCTACTTTGGAACCTCTGCCACCTCATGAG GTTCTTGGACATCAGTCTGTGTTTATGAATGAGCCAAGACTGTCTGACTTCAAGCAAGTTCTCTTGCGAGAAGGTATACAAGCTGAATTTGTAGGAGGAGTGCTTGTGTGCAACAATCTGGTGGCTGTTCGCAGG actGAAACAGGGCGCATTGGATTGGAAGGCTGTCTCTGTCAGGACTTCTATAGGATAAGAGACCTTTTATACGAGCAATACGCCATTGTCTAA